GTCTTTGCACGCCACTTCGTCCCCAGCCTTCAGGAGCGCGCGGACTTCTCGCTGCCGCGTCTTGTCGTCGTCGACCGTTGCCGCGACCTGAATCAGCACACGCGGGCGCAACGCCGCCTTCACGACGAAGTCGACTTCCTTCCCATCTCGCGTCTTGAAGGTAAAAAAATCCTGCTGTCGTCGCAACAGTTCGATGGCCACGGCATTTTCCAGATACCGGCCAAAATCCGGTGTCACGGCGAATTTCACGGCATCGACCAGCCCCGTATCGATGCCGTAAATCTTCCGCGCACTCTTGAGGATCGTCTTCAGCGAAGTGGCATAGCGCGCCACTGGAAAAAGGAGAAAGGCCTCTGCCAAATAGAGGAGGTAATTCTCCACAGTGTGGACACTGCGAAAATCGCACAAATGCTTCAAACGCGTGGCGGTAAATTCATTGGCGTGGTTCGTCAGCAGATACGTCCCAAGATCCGCTAATTTCTTCGCATAGCGCACATGATACCGCTTCACGATATCTTTGAACAAGACACTCTCGAACAGCGTCGTGAGATAGCCGCGGCGCTCCACCGCTTTGACGACCACTTCCGGAAAGCCGCCGTTCTGGAGATACTCGCGCAAGTGCCGCAGGATCTGGCCGTCGACTTCCGGCGTGGCACTGGCCGGATCGTAGGTCACAGCGCGGGCCCGGAGATATTCGGCAAACGAAAATGGCAGCAGCTGAAAGGACTGATGGCGCCCGGTCAGATGCGTGGCGAGTTCGCGACTGAGGAGCCGCGAGTTGGAACCCGTCAGGACCAAGCGCACTCCACGCCGTTGGAGACGATTGACGAAGAGTTCCCAGTTCGGCAGATTCTGGATCTCGTCAAAAAAATAGACCGACGCGTCGCCATACACGTCATGGATCGCGGCCAACAAATGATCGTTGTTGGTCTGCCCGAGCAGTCGCTCATCGTCGAAATTGAGATAGGCGACGTTGGGCACATCCCGAAGGAGTTGCCACGCAAAGACCGATTTGCCGGCCCGGCGGGGGCCGATAATCACCTTGATCAGGTCGTTGCGAAGACCAGCGCGTGCAACCTTGACGCCATCGCGGGCAATATATGGGGCTTTCATCAGGGCATCACGCTCGTGGCGATGGGCCAGCACGATCTCTCGCATGTGCAGTTTGTATCATGTACTGCACAAAAATTCAATTATTTGTGCAGTACGGTGTAAATAGTGCCATCCCAGGGCGGGCGGCACGCGCACAATCTGATGGCCTTTCTATCATCGGGACCTATTGCACGGCGGCATTTCAGATCGCATTTCCATGGTTGGTGTGGTTTAGAGAGCGCACATGACGCTCGCGTCGCGCTATGGTTATTGGCTCACGTTGATGTTGGTCGGGCTGGCTGCGGCCGCGTGTCAGCGTTCGCCGGATCTCAACGCCGCGATCCGGCAACTGGTCGACCCGTTGCTGGCGCAACAATTGGTGACGGGGATGGCGATCGGCGTGCAGCACGATGGGCGCGAGTTCGTGGTCACGGTTGGGACGAGCGGGCGCGGGCCGGGCGACGCGATCGATGCGGACACGGTGTTTGAAATCGGGTCGTTGACGAAGCCGTATACGGCGTTGG
This portion of the Deltaproteobacteria bacterium genome encodes:
- a CDS encoding ATP-binding protein, with product MREIVLAHRHERDALMKAPYIARDGVKVARAGLRNDLIKVIIGPRRAGKSVFAWQLLRDVPNVAYLNFDDERLLGQTNNDHLLAAIHDVYGDASVYFFDEIQNLPNWELFVNRLQRRGVRLVLTGSNSRLLSRELATHLTGRHQSFQLLPFSFAEYLRARAVTYDPASATPEVDGQILRHLREYLQNGGFPEVVVKAVERRGYLTTLFESVLFKDIVKRYHVRYAKKLADLGTYLLTNHANEFTATRLKHLCDFRSVHTVENYLLYLAEAFLLFPVARYATSLKTILKSARKIYGIDTGLVDAVKFAVTPDFGRYLENAVAIELLRRQQDFFTFKTRDGKEVDFVVKAALRPRVLIQVAATVDDDKTRQREVRALLKAGDEVACKDLLILTWQHVSAERVRKQTIRYRPLWQWLLED